From the genome of Virgibacillus siamensis, one region includes:
- a CDS encoding SLAP domain-containing protein yields the protein MQTLQFHPAWDSTLSEKDRHTIKQSFELATLKPDKIIQFTPLWQAKNHRGNLLVTVLIHNIGEAEVTWNKEKIVLYTNSSKMAEHRFSLPFTCKSKTSTPWTFIFPQGHYEGDYEIPNGELFLKN from the coding sequence TTGCAAACTCTCCAATTTCATCCTGCATGGGATAGTACACTTTCCGAAAAGGATCGGCATACCATAAAACAATCATTTGAGCTTGCAACCCTGAAACCGGACAAGATTATACAGTTCACACCGCTATGGCAGGCAAAAAATCACCGCGGGAACCTGCTGGTAACAGTACTGATCCACAACATCGGCGAAGCGGAAGTAACATGGAATAAGGAAAAAATTGTCTTATACACAAATAGCTCAAAAATGGCTGAACACAGGTTTTCGTTGCCTTTCACGTGTAAATCAAAGACCAGCACACCCTGGACGTTTATTTTTCCGCAAGGCCATTATGAAGGAGATTACGAAATCCCCAACGGTGAATTATTCTTGAAAAACTGA
- the qoxA gene encoding cytochrome aa3 quinol oxidase subunit II produces the protein MKLRKKHSKKWYTLLLLGMIFLLSGCDQMVVFDPAGPIAEKQRDLIIYSLYFMGAVCLMVWIPFTIFLFKYRAGKKNRSEDDYKPDMHGNKLIETIWTVIPFIIVIALAVPTVTTLFDFEEPPESASGKDPLVIHATSSDWKWFFSYPEQGIETVNYLHIPTDRPVEFRLQSTGSMAALWIPALGGQMYNMAGMRNILYLQADEPGVYDGSNSNFTGLGFTEQTFKVYAEDSKKFRDWVSTKKQNAPKLTKDKYHELLAPSIVGRSTFSSTHLQWVDHGTMAGMDYAIKLYGKEFYDGKQELKNDAEHREKYHEDWK, from the coding sequence ATGAAGTTACGGAAAAAACATTCTAAAAAATGGTATACATTATTGCTCTTAGGTATGATTTTTCTGTTAAGCGGTTGTGACCAAATGGTGGTATTTGATCCAGCGGGGCCAATAGCAGAGAAACAGCGCGATTTAATCATTTATTCGTTGTATTTTATGGGCGCGGTTTGTCTGATGGTTTGGATACCGTTTACGATATTTTTGTTTAAATACCGTGCAGGAAAGAAAAATCGCAGCGAGGACGACTATAAACCGGATATGCACGGGAATAAGCTGATTGAGACGATATGGACAGTTATTCCATTTATAATTGTGATAGCTTTGGCCGTTCCAACTGTGACGACATTGTTTGATTTTGAGGAACCGCCGGAATCTGCCAGCGGGAAGGACCCATTGGTTATCCATGCAACATCATCTGACTGGAAATGGTTTTTCAGTTATCCGGAGCAGGGTATCGAAACAGTGAACTATTTGCACATTCCGACGGATCGTCCTGTTGAATTCCGGTTGCAATCAACTGGTTCGATGGCAGCGTTATGGATTCCGGCATTAGGCGGTCAAATGTACAATATGGCCGGCATGCGCAATATCCTTTATCTGCAGGCGGATGAACCGGGGGTATATGACGGTTCAAACTCGAACTTTACCGGATTAGGATTCACCGAGCAGACGTTTAAAGTTTATGCGGAAGACAGTAAAAAGTTCCGGGATTGGGTAAGCACCAAAAAGCAGAATGCTCCTAAATTAACGAAGGATAAGTATCATGAACTTCTGGCACCAAGCATTGTCGGTCGTTCTACATTTTCTTCGACACATCTGCAGTGGGTTGATCACGGAACCATGGCCGGAATGGATTATGCCATTAAACTGTATGGCAAAGAATTCTATGACGGCAAGCAGGAACTGAAAAACGATGCAGAACATCGCGAGAAGTATCATGAAGATTGGAAGTAA
- a CDS encoding TetR/AcrR family transcriptional regulator, with protein sequence MNEKKKNIIETAIELFADKGFYATSIEEIAKKSELSKGAFYLHFRSKDELFIEIFKYYHNLIQDKVRDVIDEQSSPRDNFIRQVEVQFHIIMKHRNFILTQLKEQAFTLNKELFELVKAKEYEISQWHKNNFAAIYGEAITPYVHDLGIIYEGIKNRYFQILLSGNVEVDITELAVFIVERIDETAKNLLDSKRPAIITDQKMKAAFADICLPEETKKEVVIDNLLEMQAMLHEFDLEAEKKSELQEVIDYLLQEVKKTDAKEFVIQGLLANFKGISQFDRYREQISEKMQIRLL encoded by the coding sequence ATGAACGAAAAGAAGAAAAATATTATTGAAACAGCTATTGAACTTTTTGCTGATAAAGGATTTTATGCCACCTCTATAGAAGAAATAGCCAAAAAAAGTGAATTATCCAAAGGCGCTTTTTACCTGCATTTTCGATCAAAGGATGAGCTTTTCATTGAAATCTTTAAATATTATCATAATCTGATACAGGATAAAGTCCGGGATGTTATCGATGAGCAATCAAGTCCAAGGGATAATTTTATACGTCAGGTGGAAGTGCAGTTCCATATCATAATGAAACACCGTAATTTTATATTGACACAATTGAAAGAACAGGCTTTCACACTTAATAAAGAACTTTTTGAACTCGTAAAGGCTAAAGAATATGAAATTTCCCAATGGCATAAAAACAATTTTGCCGCTATATATGGTGAAGCAATTACACCATATGTTCACGACCTGGGGATCATTTATGAAGGAATCAAGAATCGTTACTTTCAGATTTTGCTTAGTGGTAATGTCGAAGTGGATATCACAGAACTGGCAGTGTTTATCGTGGAACGTATTGATGAAACGGCCAAAAACCTGCTGGATAGCAAGCGGCCAGCAATAATAACGGATCAAAAAATGAAGGCAGCCTTTGCAGATATCTGTTTACCCGAAGAAACAAAAAAAGAGGTTGTAATTGACAATTTGCTGGAAATGCAGGCTATGCTGCATGAATTCGATCTTGAAGCGGAAAAGAAAAGTGAATTGCAAGAAGTGATTGATTATCTGCTACAGGAAGTCAAGAAGACAGATGCAAAAGAATTTGTCATCCAGGGGCTGCTGGCAAACTTTAAGGGAATCAGCCAATTTGATCGGTACCGTGAGCAAATTTCTGAAAAGATGCAGATACGTTTGTTGTAA
- a CDS encoding VOC family protein: protein MKEILKRVGTTYLPVSDVEESAKWYTSKLGAEVNYQDTDKAILNFADQSFFLVRAKTGENANFYDVHGTECFSITFEVDGAEALKMLRNDLFTKGVRVGEIEDRGHSGNNFVFYDSDGNKFDVWSELSPTFKRIYRLEHES, encoded by the coding sequence ATGAAGGAAATATTAAAAAGAGTGGGGACAACATATCTTCCGGTATCAGATGTGGAAGAATCTGCAAAATGGTATACGAGCAAGCTGGGGGCGGAAGTGAATTATCAGGATACAGATAAGGCGATTTTAAATTTTGCTGATCAAAGCTTTTTTCTAGTTCGAGCAAAAACGGGAGAGAATGCGAATTTTTATGATGTTCATGGAACAGAGTGTTTTTCCATTACCTTTGAAGTGGATGGTGCGGAGGCTTTGAAAATGTTGCGAAATGATTTATTTACGAAAGGTGTGCGAGTCGGTGAAATCGAGGATCGCGGTCATTCCGGCAATAATTTTGTGTTTTACGACTCGGATGGAAATAAGTTTGATGTATGGAGTGAGTTGAGTCCAACGTTCAAAAGGATTTACCGGCTGGAGCATGAATCGTAA
- a CDS encoding efflux RND transporter permease subunit, protein MKKIINFSLHNKFAIWILTILVIASGLYSGFKMNEETMPDITMPNVSVMTTYPGAAPDEVAQEITVPIEKSVENIEGVDLVSSSSFANASSVQIQFDFEKDMDKATTEVKSALSDLGLPEGAEEPEVSRISLNAFPVIALSVSDGDKSLSKLTDTVEQDIVPELEGLQGVSDVQVSGQQIQKVSIDFNEEKMAQFGLTTKKVEDLIKGSDVSFPLGLTNFDGEVKNVVIDGNVTTAEDLKNLSLPAVPAGAGSSLQSSQNQAAQQGIKQQMQQGTTEIPTIQLKELADINVTGEVKSISRTNGEDSIGIQIVKASDANTVEVVNRVKDQINDLEDELGISITTTFDQGEPIEESVNTMLSKALFGALFAVVIILLFLRSIKTTLISIVSIPLSLLMAVFLLHQMDITLNIMTLGALTVAIGRVIDDSIVVIENIYRRMELPGEQLTGKELIREATRQMFIPIASSTIVTIAVFLPLGLVNGQVGEMFMPFALAVVFALSASLIVAITIVPMLAHSLFAKKMKRSASVQSSTSHRKSSRLAGGYKRILNWALDHKFITFGGATLLLVASLFLVPVIGVSFLPSDQEKMIMATYSPEPGQTKEEAEDVALNAEEFFHNREGVTSYQFSLGGGGPMGMGGENSALFFVEYDKDFENFSDESSNVIKALNKQTKQGEWGTIDFAPTGGGMELFIYGDNLEDIQAAEDKIMPALKNNNDLEKVESSLSEAYDQYTLVANPEKLSQNGLTAAQVGLNLSNSGAKPVLTTVKHDGEEVDVFVKTDEVAYSSLKDLKDTEIQTPLGTVVRLGDVMDVKKGKAPDTIKRRDGKMYASISADVKTDDAAAVSADVKNAIHDQKLPDGVQVEFGGVTEQINESFTQLGLAMLAAIVIVYFILVVTFGGALAPFAILFSLPFTIIGGLAALWMADEPLSVSAMIGALMLIGIVVTNAIVLIDRVIHKEKEGFTTREALLEAGSTRLRPILMTALATIGALIPLAIGMEGGGLISKGLGVTVIGGLASSTLLTLVIVPIVYEITAKFRKKSITE, encoded by the coding sequence TTGAAGAAGATTATTAACTTTTCCCTGCATAATAAATTCGCAATATGGATTTTGACCATATTGGTTATCGCTTCGGGTTTATATTCGGGTTTTAAAATGAATGAGGAGACGATGCCAGATATTACGATGCCGAATGTTTCGGTTATGACAACTTATCCAGGTGCGGCACCGGATGAAGTTGCTCAAGAAATAACGGTACCAATTGAAAAAAGTGTAGAAAACATTGAAGGTGTTGACCTTGTCAGTTCATCATCATTTGCAAATGCATCGTCCGTTCAAATACAATTTGATTTTGAAAAAGATATGGATAAAGCAACAACGGAGGTAAAGAGTGCTCTGTCTGATCTTGGGCTTCCGGAGGGTGCTGAAGAGCCTGAAGTTTCAAGGATAAGTCTTAATGCATTTCCAGTTATAGCACTAAGTGTGAGTGATGGGGATAAATCTCTTTCCAAGCTTACAGATACGGTGGAACAGGATATTGTACCGGAATTGGAAGGACTTCAGGGTGTCTCTGATGTACAGGTCAGTGGACAGCAAATTCAAAAGGTGTCCATTGATTTCAATGAAGAAAAGATGGCACAATTCGGTTTAACCACAAAAAAGGTGGAAGATTTAATTAAGGGATCTGACGTTTCTTTTCCCCTTGGTTTAACCAATTTTGATGGAGAAGTTAAAAATGTCGTTATTGATGGTAACGTCACAACTGCTGAGGACTTGAAAAATCTGTCATTGCCTGCTGTTCCGGCAGGTGCTGGATCATCTTTACAGAGTTCACAAAATCAAGCAGCACAGCAGGGTATTAAACAACAAATGCAGCAAGGAACGACGGAAATTCCGACGATTCAATTAAAAGAGCTTGCTGACATTAACGTAACCGGTGAAGTTAAATCCATTTCCAGAACAAATGGTGAAGATTCAATAGGGATACAGATTGTAAAAGCATCTGATGCCAATACCGTAGAAGTTGTTAATCGTGTCAAAGATCAAATCAATGATTTGGAAGATGAACTTGGAATTTCGATTACAACCACCTTTGATCAAGGCGAACCGATCGAGGAATCGGTTAACACAATGCTGAGTAAAGCGTTATTTGGCGCGTTGTTCGCCGTTGTGATCATACTTCTTTTCTTAAGAAGTATTAAAACTACATTAATATCCATTGTTTCAATTCCTTTGTCATTGCTGATGGCAGTGTTCCTGCTGCATCAAATGGATATAACCTTAAATATAATGACACTTGGTGCACTGACAGTCGCAATTGGACGGGTTATTGATGATTCAATCGTAGTTATTGAAAATATTTACAGAAGGATGGAATTACCCGGAGAACAGCTTACCGGGAAGGAATTGATTCGTGAAGCAACAAGACAAATGTTTATACCGATTGCTTCATCGACTATTGTAACAATAGCGGTGTTTTTACCGCTGGGACTTGTCAACGGACAGGTCGGTGAAATGTTTATGCCATTTGCGCTTGCAGTTGTGTTTGCACTATCAGCTTCACTAATTGTGGCAATAACGATTGTCCCAATGCTTGCTCATTCGCTGTTTGCGAAAAAAATGAAAAGATCTGCTTCCGTGCAAAGCAGTACAAGTCATCGGAAATCAAGCAGGCTTGCCGGTGGTTATAAACGCATCCTTAACTGGGCATTGGATCACAAATTTATCACATTTGGCGGTGCAACTTTGCTGTTAGTTGCAAGTTTGTTCCTGGTACCTGTAATCGGGGTAAGCTTTCTTCCAAGTGATCAGGAAAAAATGATTATGGCAACATACAGCCCGGAACCAGGGCAGACCAAAGAGGAAGCTGAAGACGTTGCGCTTAATGCGGAAGAATTCTTCCATAATCGTGAAGGTGTAACATCATATCAATTTTCTTTGGGCGGCGGTGGTCCAATGGGAATGGGCGGTGAAAATTCCGCACTGTTCTTTGTTGAGTATGATAAGGACTTTGAAAATTTCAGTGATGAAAGTTCAAACGTTATTAAAGCATTAAATAAACAGACGAAGCAGGGTGAATGGGGAACCATAGATTTTGCCCCAACCGGCGGCGGAATGGAACTGTTTATTTATGGAGACAACTTGGAAGATATTCAAGCTGCCGAGGACAAAATTATGCCGGCATTGAAAAACAACAATGATTTGGAAAAAGTGGAATCCAGTTTGTCAGAGGCATATGATCAATATACTCTTGTGGCTAATCCAGAGAAATTAAGCCAAAATGGATTAACAGCAGCACAGGTTGGTTTGAATTTAAGCAACTCCGGGGCAAAGCCTGTTCTTACAACGGTAAAACATGATGGTGAAGAGGTAGATGTCTTTGTTAAAACGGATGAGGTTGCTTACAGTAGTCTTAAAGACTTGAAAGACACTGAAATACAGACACCGCTTGGAACAGTTGTCCGACTTGGTGATGTAATGGATGTGAAAAAAGGAAAAGCTCCTGACACAATTAAGCGCAGGGATGGTAAAATGTACGCCTCCATCAGTGCGGATGTTAAAACGGATGATGCAGCAGCAGTATCTGCTGACGTGAAGAATGCTATCCATGATCAAAAACTTCCTGATGGAGTTCAAGTCGAATTCGGCGGTGTAACGGAACAAATTAATGAGTCCTTTACACAACTTGGCTTAGCAATGCTTGCTGCAATTGTGATTGTTTATTTCATCCTTGTCGTAACATTCGGGGGAGCACTTGCACCATTTGCTATATTGTTCTCACTGCCATTTACGATTATTGGCGGATTGGCTGCATTATGGATGGCGGATGAACCGCTCAGTGTTTCAGCGATGATTGGTGCATTGATGTTAATTGGAATTGTTGTAACCAATGCGATTGTATTGATTGACAGGGTGATTCACAAGGAAAAAGAAGGCTTTACAACGAGGGAAGCCCTTCTGGAAGCAGGTTCAACCCGCCTGAGACCGATTTTAATGACCGCCCTTGCGACAATCGGCGCTCTTATTCCACTTGCAATCGGAATGGAAGGTGGAGGACTGATTTCGAAAGGCCTTGGTGTTACTGTAATAGGTGGTTTGGCAAGTTCAACACTGCTTACACTTGTTATTGTCCCAATCGTATACGAAATCACGGCCAAATTCCGCAAGAAATCAATAACCGAATAG
- a CDS encoding YdcF family protein codes for MLISSLDSEKLTDQQVSRLLYDGVEDDGRNGECIFVAGSSKAAQYRLPKAVELYKNGRAAKMLFSGGVRWEGQDYPEALMLKHEALKYGVADGDILLEDISMHTKENVLASLLVMDRAFYLHNINRLLIVTGSYHMRRLHLTMKTYMPEWIDYSLCPVNDKWTRQDNWYKTKIGRKRAKTECEKLLHYVKMGVLVDENIRFND; via the coding sequence ATGTTAATCTCCAGCTTGGATAGTGAAAAGCTGACCGATCAACAGGTTAGCCGTTTGTTATATGATGGAGTGGAAGATGACGGAAGAAATGGTGAATGTATTTTTGTTGCGGGGAGCAGTAAAGCTGCACAGTATCGTTTACCGAAAGCTGTCGAACTCTATAAAAATGGCAGGGCCGCCAAAATGCTGTTTTCCGGTGGTGTCAGATGGGAAGGACAGGATTATCCGGAAGCGTTGATGCTGAAGCATGAAGCGTTAAAGTATGGGGTAGCTGACGGAGATATATTACTTGAAGATATCTCGATGCATACCAAAGAAAATGTGCTTGCGTCATTGCTGGTAATGGATCGGGCTTTTTATCTGCACAATATAAACAGGCTTCTTATAGTTACCGGTTCGTATCACATGCGCAGGCTGCACTTGACGATGAAAACCTATATGCCGGAATGGATTGATTATTCCTTATGCCCGGTTAATGACAAATGGACCCGGCAAGATAACTGGTATAAAACTAAAATTGGCAGAAAACGGGCGAAAACAGAGTGTGAAAAGCTGCTCCATTATGTGAAAATGGGTGTTCTCGTTGATGAAAACATACGGTTTAATGATTAA
- a CDS encoding cytochrome c oxidase assembly protein has product MSALFSNYAWYELIGPVSLVTAALLCYWYIHSIIKSSQFNATTTQKTYFFTAVILFYLVEGTPFAVIADEFLFSALSLQISLLCFVAVPLFILSLPKQYLSVYFWHHKRSKIAKLVFAHPWPLAVAFNGLVTIFFIPSFFNIIHDVMFLQFFCEILLITLAFLTWWIIIQPSGEISDHSYFMRAAYVFFTALFLMPIGIFLLVVQDPHYTSYTAVSGELIPALTAVYDQQLAGGLLKFLQLTSYSIALFYLLKMWGLREEENEGKVDEDRRVVQGIVIKLNDRNRRNKGKKR; this is encoded by the coding sequence ATGAGTGCTCTATTCTCCAATTATGCTTGGTATGAACTGATCGGACCTGTCAGTCTTGTGACAGCAGCTCTGCTTTGTTATTGGTATATACATTCCATCATTAAGTCGTCACAGTTCAACGCGACAACGACACAGAAGACGTATTTCTTTACGGCAGTTATACTTTTTTATCTTGTCGAAGGAACGCCGTTTGCCGTTATTGCGGATGAATTTCTGTTCAGTGCATTGTCCCTGCAAATTTCCTTGTTGTGTTTTGTTGCGGTCCCACTGTTTATTCTAAGCCTGCCGAAGCAGTATTTGTCTGTTTATTTCTGGCATCACAAACGGTCCAAAATTGCTAAACTGGTGTTTGCGCATCCTTGGCCCCTGGCAGTAGCATTTAATGGGCTTGTAACAATATTTTTTATTCCATCATTTTTTAATATCATTCATGATGTTATGTTTTTACAATTTTTCTGTGAAATACTATTGATAACACTTGCCTTTCTTACATGGTGGATCATTATTCAGCCATCAGGCGAAATATCTGACCACAGTTATTTCATGCGGGCTGCTTACGTTTTTTTTACAGCGTTGTTTCTGATGCCGATTGGGATTTTCCTGCTTGTTGTACAGGATCCACACTACACATCTTACACAGCAGTTTCCGGTGAATTGATACCCGCGTTGACGGCTGTTTACGATCAGCAGCTTGCAGGCGGTCTGCTGAAATTTCTGCAGCTGACAAGTTATTCCATTGCGTTGTTCTATCTTTTAAAAATGTGGGGCCTTCGGGAAGAAGAAAATGAGGGCAAGGTTGACGAAGACAGACGGGTTGTTCAAGGCATTGTTATTAAGCTGAATGATCGTAACCGGCGAAATAAAGGGAAAAAAAGATAA
- a CDS encoding aspartate/glutamate racemase family protein: MKRAGIVGGLGPESTVDYYQSFIRKYQDRMGTKQTLPELFINSINMYNIFQYISEDRFGDLVEYVASAAVKLEDIGADFVVVSANTPHIVFDEVREKVNIPMISIVEATFDKSEELGLKNVGLLGTKFTMEHEFFKKPFQTGDKKIVVPSKTDQQFIHQRIVEELENGIVNPDTKQDFLNIVGKMITDENLDGLILGCTELPMILKDEDVEIPLLNTTEIHVDKMVEQLFN, translated from the coding sequence ATGAAACGTGCAGGAATCGTAGGCGGCCTGGGTCCGGAATCCACAGTAGATTATTACCAGTCTTTCATTCGCAAGTATCAGGACCGGATGGGAACTAAGCAGACATTGCCGGAGCTTTTTATTAACAGTATCAATATGTATAATATCTTTCAGTATATTAGTGAGGATCGATTTGGTGATCTTGTTGAATATGTTGCAAGTGCAGCTGTGAAGCTGGAGGACATTGGCGCTGATTTTGTTGTTGTGTCCGCCAATACGCCGCATATCGTATTTGATGAAGTGCGGGAAAAAGTCAATATACCGATGATCAGTATTGTGGAAGCAACGTTTGATAAATCTGAAGAACTGGGCTTGAAGAATGTTGGATTACTGGGAACGAAGTTTACGATGGAACATGAGTTTTTCAAAAAACCGTTTCAAACGGGCGACAAAAAAATTGTTGTGCCAAGTAAGACAGATCAGCAGTTTATCCACCAGCGTATTGTGGAGGAACTGGAAAATGGCATTGTCAATCCTGATACAAAGCAGGACTTCTTGAATATTGTTGGTAAAATGATTACTGATGAGAACCTGGATGGGTTGATTCTGGGATGTACAGAACTTCCGATGATTTTGAAAGATGAAGATGTGGAAATACCATTATTGAATACTACCGAAATTCATGTTGATAAAATGGTGGAACAATTATTTAACTAG
- a CDS encoding DUF4097 family beta strand repeat-containing protein, with protein MHLLGSKMKMVHETKVIAGGGVEAIRIQANPADINVSVGTGDDIHVLLEGKISESIANKLEFSVQQNGGILDIDIIKHQGKFFGVMATNLSLHVTVPPKIYDDFHVTSSSGDCVVNNIETKSYTGIASSGNHIAARLRVTGRLMLKASSGDMLVKNCHADSVMAWVSSGSVHIRDLTSKQAKYEASSGEIVLHTDQLEGSTECKVSSGNIRIRGKSFSGDLDCRATSGNVNIDSDAYPENLRVDCRVTSGSRKVRIGGLTATEKQKNSFSGVRGDAKANSICAVTTSGNISIMD; from the coding sequence ATGCATTTATTAGGTTCAAAGATGAAAATGGTGCACGAAACGAAAGTGATTGCTGGAGGGGGAGTAGAAGCCATCAGAATTCAGGCAAATCCGGCAGATATAAATGTGTCAGTCGGAACCGGGGATGATATTCACGTATTGCTGGAAGGTAAAATCAGTGAAAGTATTGCAAATAAGCTTGAATTTAGTGTGCAGCAAAATGGTGGTATCCTTGATATCGATATTATTAAACATCAGGGAAAGTTTTTTGGAGTAATGGCGACAAATCTTAGTCTGCACGTTACGGTTCCTCCCAAGATCTATGATGATTTCCATGTGACGTCATCTTCAGGTGATTGTGTGGTCAATAATATCGAAACAAAATCATATACCGGCATTGCTTCATCCGGCAACCATATTGCTGCCCGTCTTCGCGTTACAGGAAGACTGATGCTGAAAGCTTCGAGTGGGGATATGCTTGTCAAAAACTGTCATGCTGATTCAGTTATGGCTTGGGTAAGCAGCGGGTCTGTCCATATAAGAGACCTTACCAGCAAGCAAGCGAAATATGAGGCATCATCCGGTGAAATTGTTCTTCACACGGATCAGCTGGAAGGAAGCACAGAATGTAAAGTATCAAGCGGGAACATACGTATTCGCGGCAAATCGTTCAGTGGTGATCTGGATTGCCGGGCAACAAGCGGTAATGTGAATATTGACAGTGATGCATACCCGGAAAATTTGCGTGTTGACTGCCGGGTTACATCCGGCAGCAGAAAGGTTCGGATCGGAGGATTAACGGCTACGGAAAAACAGAAAAACAGTTTCTCCGGGGTAAGAGGAGATGCGAAAGCCAACTCGATATGTGCTGTCACCACCTCAGGGAATATTTCAATTATGGACTGA